The following coding sequences lie in one uncultured Mailhella sp. genomic window:
- a CDS encoding phage portal protein: MGVLQSIRSWRVRRARALLRSWGYDGASLSEANEWHTVNEQINWLIGRASPRLRARVRDLVRNFPLFARGVNVYTAYMVGRGARFQSLAVHPDGSPAYDARRRIEDRFRAWMEQDADISGGLHFYELQQLLCRQIMECGEGFFTFCRRSHYHVSPLALMPIEADRLTELGGGRDTERVGHFAGVEYDRLTGEKLAYHIMNDGYSADVTRVPADEMLHIYQHLRPGQLRGVTPFAPAILTARAMSQFVESELDAARKAAKYLAIVTTDQPDVYQAARGIAGAKKTTQGTPIESLENSIIEYLRPGEDIRFAEGASRPGDAFDRFNRFAARMVAVSIDVPYEVLSGDYTGINYSTSKASRGDALMLLRPHHFMMQNRFSMPVFRHWLDMEALTQDYLPGYWLGREGYQRCMWIPAGMPSVDPQRDGRADIEAIAAGLKSPQEAILGRGGDPEEVLDQLAEWQRMADERGVTFGQVSESLSSNPAALEDQPVTMNGGNNAE, from the coding sequence GCGCGTGCGTCGCGCCCGTGCGCTGCTCAGAAGCTGGGGCTACGACGGCGCTTCCCTTTCGGAAGCGAACGAGTGGCACACGGTCAACGAGCAGATCAACTGGCTCATAGGCCGGGCTTCTCCGCGCCTTCGGGCCCGCGTGCGAGACCTGGTACGCAACTTCCCGCTCTTTGCCCGCGGCGTGAACGTGTACACCGCCTATATGGTGGGCCGCGGGGCCCGCTTCCAGTCGCTGGCCGTGCATCCCGACGGCTCTCCCGCCTATGATGCGCGTCGCCGCATAGAGGACAGGTTCCGCGCCTGGATGGAACAGGATGCCGATATCTCCGGAGGGCTGCATTTCTATGAGCTTCAGCAGCTTTTGTGCCGCCAGATCATGGAATGCGGGGAAGGCTTTTTCACGTTCTGCCGCCGGTCTCACTACCATGTGTCGCCGCTTGCGCTCATGCCCATAGAGGCGGACCGCCTCACGGAATTGGGCGGCGGCCGGGATACGGAGCGCGTAGGGCATTTTGCCGGTGTGGAATACGACAGACTCACCGGGGAAAAGCTGGCCTATCACATCATGAACGACGGCTACAGCGCGGACGTGACCCGCGTGCCTGCCGACGAAATGCTGCACATTTACCAGCACCTGCGTCCCGGACAGCTTCGAGGCGTCACGCCATTTGCCCCGGCCATACTCACAGCCCGTGCCATGAGCCAGTTTGTGGAGAGCGAACTGGACGCGGCCCGCAAGGCCGCCAAGTACCTGGCCATAGTGACCACGGATCAGCCGGACGTGTACCAGGCGGCGCGCGGCATTGCCGGCGCAAAGAAGACGACGCAGGGCACTCCCATAGAAAGTCTGGAAAACTCCATCATCGAATACCTGCGCCCCGGTGAAGATATCCGCTTTGCCGAAGGCGCGAGCCGCCCGGGCGATGCCTTCGACCGTTTCAACCGCTTTGCGGCCCGCATGGTGGCCGTGAGCATAGACGTGCCCTATGAGGTGCTTTCCGGCGACTACACGGGCATCAACTACAGCACGTCCAAGGCCAGCCGCGGTGACGCCCTCATGCTGCTCCGGCCCCATCACTTCATGATGCAGAACCGTTTTTCCATGCCGGTGTTCCGCCATTGGCTGGATATGGAAGCCCTCACGCAGGATTACCTGCCGGGGTACTGGCTGGGCCGGGAAGGGTATCAGCGCTGCATGTGGATACCCGCGGGCATGCCGAGCGTGGACCCGCAGCGTGACGGCCGGGCCGATATCGAGGCCATAGCCGCGGGACTCAAGTCTCCGCAGGAGGCCATTCTCGGCCGAGGCGGCGATCCCGAAGAAGTGCTCGATCAGCTGGCGGAATGGCAGCGCATGGCGGATGAGCGCGGTGTGACCTTCGGCCAGGTATCCGAAAGCCTGAGCAGCAATCCGGCTGCGCTGGAAGATCAGCCGGTAACCATGAATGGAGGCAACAATGCCGAATAA
- a CDS encoding prohead protease/major capsid protein fusion protein produces MPLSLNEAERSVEFTAATERPVNVWDWEKWDVVPEVLRVDGVQLPASGQVPLLDTHDGTSVQNVLGSFGAFRTEEGQLIGRATFSGVQAGSDAFRRVAEGHITDVSVGYEVLASTWVESGATAMVEGVEYTGPVRVTTAWKLFEVSLCPVGADDRAKVRGKIINIGGQSMNRNPGQGKRFDASAAKEQLSTAVEALNALAAVLTEPEEEKTDDTAEDSNEPAAIPESPTGEGDGRACEPDDKTREDAVEEERARIMEISAMCRAHNMPAKMEEEMIRKGYSLDKARAAVLTRLEGRSSAAFARVDVGRTEQEKVREAVSHGLLLRCGVAEARINNGKIAAGAREFSGMSMREVCREMLMRSGQPTGGNVVEMVGRALSTTDLPNLLTDTANRVLMDGWESADRQWEVWCGLDSVSDFKELTLLDFASGDDLALIPEGGEYQNGRAAEHAESVKIETYGKIFPLTRQAIVNDDLGAFARIARNHGEAAARMVNRLACRVLTANPTMGDGTALFHDEHGNLVSSGGNVPTVETLGAAFLKMRTQKDALGNRVQIRPQFFIAPAALETGAEVFFNSQLIGTQEKPNQANIYAGSVLTRVYDAELDDVSATDWYLAGPKGKTVTIFTLNGATAPYLEYKEGWRVDGVEYKVRLDVAAKAVAWQGLCKSAS; encoded by the coding sequence GTGCCTCTTTCTCTCAACGAGGCGGAACGCAGTGTGGAGTTCACGGCGGCTACGGAGCGGCCGGTGAACGTGTGGGACTGGGAGAAGTGGGATGTGGTGCCCGAGGTTCTGCGTGTGGATGGGGTGCAGCTTCCTGCATCCGGCCAGGTGCCGCTGCTGGACACTCACGACGGCACGAGCGTGCAGAACGTGCTCGGCAGCTTCGGAGCCTTTCGCACGGAAGAGGGCCAGCTCATAGGGCGTGCCACTTTCTCCGGAGTACAGGCCGGATCGGATGCCTTCCGCCGTGTGGCTGAAGGGCACATTACCGACGTTTCCGTGGGCTACGAGGTTCTGGCTTCCACCTGGGTGGAGAGCGGCGCCACGGCCATGGTGGAAGGAGTGGAATACACGGGCCCCGTGCGCGTGACCACGGCATGGAAACTTTTTGAGGTGTCGCTTTGTCCCGTAGGTGCGGACGACAGGGCGAAGGTACGGGGAAAAATCATCAACATCGGAGGACAATCCATGAACAGGAATCCCGGACAGGGGAAGCGTTTTGACGCATCCGCCGCGAAGGAGCAGCTGAGCACCGCCGTTGAAGCTCTGAACGCGCTGGCAGCAGTGCTTACGGAACCGGAAGAAGAGAAGACGGACGATACTGCGGAAGATAGTAACGAACCTGCGGCCATACCGGAAAGCCCTACTGGTGAAGGCGACGGCCGAGCCTGCGAGCCGGACGACAAGACCAGGGAAGACGCCGTGGAAGAAGAACGCGCCCGCATTATGGAAATCTCGGCCATGTGCCGCGCGCACAACATGCCCGCCAAAATGGAGGAAGAGATGATCCGCAAGGGCTACAGTCTGGACAAGGCCCGTGCGGCCGTTCTTACCCGCCTTGAAGGACGGAGCTCTGCCGCCTTTGCCCGTGTGGATGTGGGCCGTACCGAACAGGAAAAAGTGCGTGAGGCCGTTTCCCACGGCCTGCTGCTGCGCTGCGGTGTGGCAGAAGCCCGTATCAATAACGGCAAAATTGCTGCCGGCGCCCGTGAGTTCTCGGGCATGAGCATGCGCGAGGTGTGCCGTGAGATGCTCATGAGAAGCGGACAGCCTACAGGCGGCAACGTGGTGGAAATGGTGGGCCGTGCGCTCTCCACCACCGATCTGCCGAACCTTCTCACCGATACGGCCAACCGCGTGCTCATGGACGGCTGGGAATCGGCGGACAGACAGTGGGAAGTCTGGTGCGGACTGGACTCTGTTTCCGACTTCAAGGAGCTCACGCTGCTGGACTTTGCGAGCGGTGACGATCTGGCCCTTATTCCTGAAGGCGGCGAATACCAGAACGGCCGTGCTGCCGAGCATGCGGAAAGCGTGAAGATTGAGACCTACGGCAAGATTTTCCCGCTCACCCGCCAGGCCATTGTGAACGACGATCTGGGCGCGTTTGCCCGCATTGCCCGCAACCACGGCGAAGCGGCCGCCCGCATGGTGAACCGCCTTGCCTGCCGTGTGCTCACCGCCAACCCGACCATGGGCGACGGCACGGCGCTCTTCCACGACGAACACGGAAACCTTGTATCGTCCGGCGGTAACGTGCCCACCGTGGAAACGCTGGGCGCAGCCTTCCTGAAGATGCGCACGCAGAAGGACGCCCTGGGCAATCGCGTTCAGATCCGTCCGCAGTTCTTCATTGCGCCGGCCGCGCTGGAAACCGGCGCCGAAGTCTTCTTCAACTCTCAGCTTATCGGTACGCAGGAAAAGCCCAATCAGGCGAACATCTACGCGGGCAGCGTGCTGACTCGTGTGTATGACGCGGAACTGGACGACGTTTCCGCCACTGATTGGTATCTGGCCGGCCCCAAGGGCAAGACGGTGACCATATTCACGCTGAACGGCGCGACGGCTCCTTACCTTGAGTACAAGGAAGGCTGGCGTGTGGACGGTGTGGAATACAAGGTGCGCCTTGACGTGGCCGCCAAGGCTGTGGCCTGGCAGGGGCTGTGTAAGTCTGCGAGCTGA
- a CDS encoding DUF2190 family protein, translated as MQNKIQGTHLMSYAPSSTPVKGGDLVKLGDSFYGVAVNDLAVNETGIVDTDGVFELPKVTGAVTQGAPLYVGSDGKVTVTATDKAYCGRAFAAAGSSDATAKVMLNFGVDPSAYNAG; from the coding sequence ATGCAGAACAAGATTCAGGGAACCCACCTCATGAGCTACGCGCCGTCGTCCACTCCTGTGAAGGGTGGCGACCTCGTGAAACTGGGAGACTCTTTTTACGGCGTGGCGGTGAATGACCTTGCCGTGAATGAAACCGGCATTGTTGATACGGACGGTGTTTTCGAGCTTCCCAAGGTCACCGGCGCCGTTACCCAGGGCGCGCCGCTGTATGTCGGCAGCGACGGCAAGGTGACGGTCACGGCAACGGACAAGGCTTATTGCGGCCGGGCCTTTGCCGCTGCCGGCAGTTCGGATGCCACGGCCAAGGTCATGCTGAACTTCGGCGTGGACCCTTCGGCCTATAACGCGGGCTAG
- a CDS encoding glycosyl hydrolase 108 family protein has protein sequence MGCFEKAHAFVERMEGGFVDDPADPGGTTNYGVSLRFLKSQGLEVGDIDGDGDIDADDIRALTPERAAGVLRRTFWDVFPLDAVPDPLALAVYDTAVNMGVGQAKMLTQKALFIEADGRWGPLTWAAVKACSDPKAAALAMVERRRERYAALVRNNPDLRKFSRGWENRMKALEKEIRSAV, from the coding sequence ATGGGCTGCTTTGAAAAAGCCCATGCCTTCGTGGAGCGCATGGAAGGCGGCTTTGTGGACGATCCCGCCGACCCCGGCGGAACCACGAACTACGGTGTATCCCTGCGCTTTCTCAAGTCTCAGGGGCTTGAAGTCGGGGACATCGACGGCGACGGCGACATAGATGCCGACGATATCCGTGCGCTTACTCCGGAGCGAGCGGCGGGAGTTCTCCGCCGCACGTTCTGGGATGTGTTTCCGCTCGATGCCGTGCCGGACCCTCTGGCCCTGGCCGTGTATGACACGGCCGTGAATATGGGAGTGGGGCAGGCCAAGATGCTGACGCAGAAGGCTCTTTTTATAGAGGCAGACGGCCGCTGGGGCCCGCTGACCTGGGCGGCCGTAAAGGCCTGTTCTGATCCCAAGGCGGCAGCCCTTGCCATGGTAGAGCGCCGCCGGGAGCGTTACGCGGCGCTGGTGCGGAACAACCCCGATCTGAGGAAGTTTTCCCGCGGCTGGGAAAACCGCATGAAGGCGCTGGAAAAAGAAATAAGGAGTGCTGTGTGA
- a CDS encoding MazG nucleotide pyrophosphohydrolase domain-containing protein, which translates to MTLNEFQDKAETFSEPYFDSVDHCAIVLGEEAGEVLGKVKKWGRDAGFDRESPQFKGIKDELGDVFWCVSRMAKQCGWTLEEIGQDCCRKLADRKERGVLHGEGDSR; encoded by the coding sequence ATGACTCTTAATGAGTTCCAGGACAAGGCGGAGACCTTCAGTGAGCCGTACTTCGACAGCGTGGACCACTGCGCAATCGTACTTGGCGAAGAAGCCGGGGAAGTCCTGGGCAAGGTGAAGAAGTGGGGCAGGGACGCTGGATTTGATCGGGAGTCTCCTCAGTTCAAAGGCATAAAAGACGAGCTTGGAGATGTTTTCTGGTGCGTGTCGCGCATGGCGAAGCAGTGCGGCTGGACGCTGGAAGAAATAGGGCAGGACTGCTGCCGGAAGCTTGCCGATCGTAAGGAGCGCGGAGTGCTCCATGGGGAAGGAGATAGCCGATGA
- a CDS encoding DUF2635 domain-containing protein, with protein MQREQMFVKPAPGRVVRDPSTGLPLPEGGAVVEKTQFWLRRLRDGDVEKIHEERKETE; from the coding sequence ATGCAGCGCGAACAGATGTTTGTGAAGCCTGCACCCGGGCGCGTGGTGCGCGACCCGTCCACCGGTCTGCCGCTTCCTGAAGGCGGCGCGGTGGTGGAGAAGACGCAGTTCTGGCTGCGGAGGCTCAGGGACGGCGACGTGGAGAAAATCCATGAGGAAAGGAAGGAGACGGAATAA
- a CDS encoding phage tail sheath subtilisin-like domain-containing protein, protein MAISFNEVPQGILVPGAYIEFDNSQAMQGASLMDYTALICAQMLEGGTAEPLKAYSVTSAERAAELFGRGSQAHLMAKAFLENNSYTSLRMIGVEDGEELTKATGTISVAGTATLGAPIYLYIAGQAVSVACATGTEAAALATAMAAAINAEADLPVTAQASDTTVTLTARNGGTLGNDIDIRQAYYNETMPEGIKLTITAMSKGAGQPDVEELIAAWGDTWYHVIAWPWNDRSSLRTLEAELEDRWGPLRHIDGVAITSKAGTFSDLQEFGSGEDKGNYAHISIVEACKTPTLPAVRAAAVAALVAYYGNNDPARPFQTLTISGDLAPAQEDRLTLEERNLLLKAGIATTVTDAGGNVTIERMVTNYLTTSTGAADTSYQDVNTLLTLSYLRYDFRSRILRKYPRHKLAGDTETIAPGQAIMTPKQGRAEAVAAFQDWQELGLVEDIAKFKAGLVCERNATDVNRLDWLITPDLVNQFRVAAVQIQFRL, encoded by the coding sequence ATGGCCATATCGTTCAATGAAGTGCCGCAGGGCATTCTTGTTCCCGGCGCCTATATCGAGTTCGACAACAGCCAGGCCATGCAGGGTGCAAGCCTCATGGACTACACGGCGCTTATCTGTGCCCAGATGCTGGAAGGCGGAACGGCGGAGCCGCTCAAGGCCTACAGCGTGACCAGCGCGGAGCGTGCGGCTGAGCTTTTCGGCCGCGGTTCTCAGGCCCACCTCATGGCGAAGGCGTTTCTTGAAAACAACAGCTATACGAGCCTCCGCATGATCGGCGTGGAAGATGGAGAAGAGCTGACCAAAGCCACGGGCACCATATCCGTGGCAGGAACGGCCACGCTGGGCGCTCCCATCTATCTGTATATCGCGGGGCAGGCTGTGTCCGTGGCATGCGCAACGGGGACGGAAGCGGCAGCGCTGGCCACGGCCATGGCTGCGGCAATCAATGCGGAAGCGGACCTGCCCGTGACAGCACAGGCAAGCGACACCACGGTCACGCTTACGGCCAGAAACGGCGGTACTCTGGGCAATGATATAGATATCCGCCAGGCCTACTACAACGAAACCATGCCCGAAGGCATCAAGCTGACCATTACGGCCATGAGTAAGGGCGCCGGCCAGCCCGATGTTGAAGAGCTTATCGCCGCCTGGGGCGATACCTGGTACCACGTCATAGCCTGGCCGTGGAACGACCGCAGCAGTCTGCGCACTCTGGAAGCCGAGCTTGAAGACCGCTGGGGCCCGCTGCGTCATATCGACGGCGTGGCGATCACGTCCAAAGCCGGCACGTTTTCCGATCTTCAGGAGTTCGGCAGCGGGGAAGACAAGGGCAACTACGCGCATATCTCCATTGTGGAAGCCTGCAAGACTCCCACGCTTCCGGCGGTGCGAGCTGCTGCCGTGGCGGCTCTGGTGGCCTATTACGGCAACAACGACCCCGCGCGGCCGTTCCAGACACTGACCATTTCCGGCGACCTTGCGCCGGCGCAGGAAGACCGGCTTACCCTTGAAGAACGCAACCTGCTGCTGAAGGCCGGCATAGCCACCACGGTGACCGATGCGGGCGGCAACGTGACCATTGAGCGCATGGTGACCAACTATCTCACCACGTCCACCGGTGCGGCGGATACCAGCTATCAGGACGTGAACACGCTGCTGACGCTCTCGTATCTCCGTTATGACTTCCGTTCCCGCATCCTGCGCAAGTATCCCCGCCACAAGCTGGCCGGCGACACGGAAACCATAGCCCCGGGGCAGGCAATCATGACCCCGAAGCAGGGCCGTGCCGAAGCCGTAGCCGCCTTCCAGGACTGGCAGGAACTCGGCCTTGTGGAAGACATAGCCAAGTTCAAGGCCGGTCTTGTGTGTGAGCGCAACGCCACCGACGTGAACCGTCTGGACTGGCTCATCACTCCCGATCTCGTCAATCAGTTCCGCGTGGCTGCGGTGCAGATTCAGTTCCGTCTGTAA
- a CDS encoding phage tail tube protein yields MAIGNRRAGRISFKVDGTLYEAKGSFSYNLGLDVREAIIGADGVHGYKETPQVSYIEGAVTDREDLDLEALVGADECTVTLELNNGKIITLSRAWFAGDGTASTEEAEIPVRFESKSRAQEVK; encoded by the coding sequence ATGGCAATAGGCAACCGCCGTGCGGGCCGTATTTCCTTCAAGGTGGACGGCACGCTCTATGAGGCAAAGGGCAGCTTTTCGTACAATCTCGGCCTTGACGTAAGGGAGGCCATCATCGGCGCCGACGGCGTGCATGGCTACAAGGAAACGCCGCAGGTGTCCTATATCGAGGGCGCCGTGACCGACAGGGAAGATCTCGACCTTGAAGCTCTTGTCGGTGCGGATGAATGCACCGTTACGCTGGAGCTCAACAACGGCAAGATCATCACGCTGTCCCGCGCGTGGTTTGCGGGCGACGGTACGGCATCCACCGAAGAAGCGGAAATCCCCGTCCGTTTTGAATCCAAGAGCCGCGCCCAGGAGGTGAAGTGA
- a CDS encoding phage tail assembly protein, whose product MNDVTPVTVTLNYPVQFGDELVTELKFTRRVRFSDMADASARALSMGDMARIIGRLTGQDRQIIMRLEGDDIARVMEAATPFLGNGRTIGE is encoded by the coding sequence ATGAACGACGTTACTCCCGTCACCGTAACGCTGAACTATCCCGTGCAGTTCGGGGACGAACTCGTCACGGAACTGAAGTTCACCCGCCGTGTGCGTTTTTCGGACATGGCCGACGCCTCGGCCCGGGCCCTGAGCATGGGGGACATGGCCCGCATCATCGGCAGACTGACCGGGCAGGACAGGCAGATCATCATGCGTCTGGAAGGGGATGACATTGCCCGAGTCATGGAGGCGGCCACACCTTTTTTAGGGAATGGCCGGACGATTGGCGAATAG
- a CDS encoding DNA circularization N-terminal domain-containing protein — protein sequence MAQAWKLRIQSASFRGVPFQVSAASGELGRSTALHVFPNGSAPYPEDLGKAPQFYDVQGFVSGSSYMTQRDALEAAFQQPGPGTLVHPWYGSLYVALAGPVRTQHSAADGGLWQFQARFVRVEKPGGLTGAPNLMDSVSARVKSAAERAQALADSVGQYLDKGAWVVSQIETAAGVFISSVKSVLAIPEGLSTLAGLAGSTGWLTGMISSGSFGSSCWDMVQAGVENMPSGSGPAALLDLVKSAPEVAVSAVYGTSRQAAAEGQIVMANVQRQLCVSAACSVAAGYTPSTTKEAGELQAAVLDAIDAAQAEADDETFSVLSDLRTVTLRAMAEKARTLPDVISVTEKQVMPSLAVSWRWTGGLDAEQELIVRNGLRHPGFVPGGQALELIDG from the coding sequence ATGGCCCAGGCATGGAAGCTTCGTATCCAGTCGGCGTCCTTTCGAGGGGTACCGTTTCAAGTATCTGCGGCAAGCGGAGAGCTCGGGCGCTCTACGGCGCTGCATGTTTTCCCCAACGGCTCGGCTCCGTACCCGGAAGATCTGGGCAAGGCTCCACAGTTTTACGACGTGCAGGGCTTTGTTTCCGGCTCTTCGTACATGACGCAGCGCGATGCTTTGGAAGCAGCCTTTCAGCAGCCCGGTCCCGGTACGCTGGTGCATCCGTGGTACGGCAGTCTGTATGTGGCGCTTGCCGGGCCCGTGCGCACGCAGCACAGCGCGGCCGACGGCGGCCTCTGGCAGTTTCAGGCGCGTTTCGTGCGGGTGGAAAAGCCCGGCGGGCTGACGGGCGCTCCCAACCTCATGGACTCGGTATCTGCGAGAGTAAAGTCGGCGGCAGAACGTGCGCAGGCGCTGGCCGATTCCGTAGGGCAGTACCTGGACAAGGGGGCCTGGGTAGTCTCGCAGATAGAAACAGCCGCCGGCGTTTTCATCAGCAGTGTGAAAAGTGTTTTGGCCATACCGGAAGGGCTTTCTACGTTGGCCGGTCTAGCCGGCTCCACCGGATGGCTCACGGGTATGATTTCTTCGGGGAGTTTCGGTTCTTCCTGCTGGGATATGGTGCAGGCCGGGGTGGAAAATATGCCTTCCGGTTCTGGGCCGGCAGCGCTGCTTGACTTGGTAAAGTCTGCTCCGGAAGTGGCGGTAAGCGCCGTGTACGGTACGTCAAGGCAGGCCGCAGCGGAAGGGCAGATAGTCATGGCCAACGTGCAGCGGCAGCTGTGTGTATCGGCAGCCTGTTCCGTGGCGGCCGGCTATACGCCTTCCACAACGAAGGAAGCAGGGGAGCTTCAGGCCGCTGTTCTGGACGCGATAGACGCCGCACAGGCGGAGGCCGACGATGAAACCTTCTCTGTTCTTTCTGATCTCCGGACGGTGACGCTTAGAGCCATGGCGGAAAAGGCTCGTACGCTGCCCGATGTGATTAGTGTGACGGAAAAGCAGGTCATGCCCTCTCTGGCCGTGTCCTGGCGTTGGACCGGCGGCCTGGACGCGGAACAGGAGCTTATCGTTCGCAACGGCCTGCGGCATCCAGGCTTCGTGCCTGGCGGCCAGGCATTGGAGCTGATAGATGGATGA
- a CDS encoding phage baseplate assembly protein: MDDITLTVGGVDWTGWESIQASRSVDAMAGAFSLGLADRVQYGGAVLPLSPGMECVLSCGSDTLVTGFIDSVSQSLDSGRHGITVSGRDKSADLVDASAVHTPGSWKGASLMDICTALCAPFGVAVTLEGNQGQPFTAFQIQPGESVAEAMQRLLKQRELVAMPDGKGGIRLARLAQETLSAVLQEGVNVLSASVTYDASERYSEYLVTCQKKGTDKDFGKACSVKAKATDEQMQRYRPLVIRASQQGDVAYMRQRAQWEMTTRRADGTSVQVTVQGWRDSTGRLWAPGVLVPVHLPTLGISQNLLIGEVTWTRDRGGTTTQLTLKDPAAWQPEPEKPKKSTDSGSSTDWDLYVKQAEKAKAEGQKVQEVMV; the protein is encoded by the coding sequence ATGGATGATATCACCTTGACCGTGGGCGGTGTGGACTGGACGGGATGGGAGTCTATCCAGGCTTCCCGCAGTGTGGATGCCATGGCCGGGGCGTTTTCACTTGGCCTTGCGGATCGTGTGCAGTACGGCGGGGCAGTTCTTCCGCTCTCTCCGGGCATGGAGTGCGTGCTTTCGTGCGGCTCCGATACTCTTGTCACCGGCTTCATCGACAGCGTTTCTCAGTCTCTCGATTCCGGCAGACATGGCATAACGGTATCCGGCAGAGACAAGAGCGCGGACCTTGTGGACGCTTCCGCCGTGCATACGCCCGGCAGCTGGAAAGGGGCGTCTCTCATGGATATCTGCACGGCTCTTTGTGCCCCGTTTGGGGTAGCTGTCACGCTTGAAGGTAATCAGGGCCAGCCCTTTACGGCGTTCCAGATTCAACCTGGTGAAAGTGTGGCGGAAGCCATGCAGCGCCTTTTGAAGCAGCGCGAACTTGTGGCCATGCCGGACGGAAAGGGAGGCATCAGGCTGGCCAGACTGGCACAGGAAACGCTTTCTGCCGTGCTTCAGGAAGGCGTGAATGTGCTTTCCGCCTCCGTGACCTATGACGCTTCCGAACGTTATTCTGAGTATCTCGTCACCTGTCAGAAGAAAGGAACAGACAAGGACTTCGGCAAGGCGTGCTCCGTCAAGGCGAAAGCCACGGATGAACAGATGCAGCGCTATCGCCCTCTTGTTATCCGTGCCAGTCAGCAGGGAGACGTGGCCTACATGCGCCAGCGTGCCCAGTGGGAAATGACTACCAGACGGGCCGACGGTACTTCCGTTCAGGTCACGGTGCAGGGCTGGCGGGACAGCACCGGCAGACTCTGGGCCCCCGGTGTGCTGGTGCCGGTACATCTTCCCACGCTGGGGATATCGCAGAATTTGCTCATAGGGGAAGTAACCTGGACGCGGGACCGTGGCGGAACCACCACGCAGCTTACCCTGAAAGATCCCGCGGCATGGCAGCCTGAACCGGAAAAGCCGAAAAAGAGCACTGACTCAGGCAGCAGCACCGACTGGGACCTGTACGTAAAACAGGCGGAAAAAGCCAAAGCTGAAGGGCAGAAGGTGCAGGAGGTCATGGTATGA
- a CDS encoding phage baseplate assembly protein V, whose protein sequence is MSRDSIMERVRQLMRDGVARAVLNVVDDEGNMQRVQISLLEDEVIDDVERFQDYGFTSVPEEGAEATVVFVGADRSHPIVVVADDRRVRKKGLKPGEVAVYHKNGDFIHLKNENEIEVKTKTFNVNCTTATIAAEFEVMLDSPLVTLTGRQQTTGEKSGGGASTFVGGLKNTGGEVISNGISLEHHTHPGDSGGTTGEPG, encoded by the coding sequence ATGAGCCGTGACAGCATTATGGAAAGAGTTCGCCAACTCATGCGTGACGGCGTAGCCCGTGCCGTGCTCAACGTCGTGGACGACGAAGGCAACATGCAGCGTGTCCAGATATCTCTGCTGGAAGATGAAGTTATCGACGACGTGGAGCGGTTCCAGGACTACGGCTTTACCTCTGTTCCGGAAGAAGGTGCTGAGGCAACTGTGGTGTTTGTGGGCGCGGATCGTTCCCATCCTATTGTGGTGGTGGCCGATGACAGGCGTGTGCGCAAGAAAGGCCTGAAGCCCGGAGAAGTGGCCGTCTATCACAAGAACGGCGACTTCATACACCTGAAGAACGAGAATGAGATTGAAGTCAAAACAAAGACGTTCAATGTGAACTGTACTACGGCCACGATTGCAGCAGAGTTCGAAGTTATGCTGGACTCTCCGCTTGTCACATTGACGGGCCGACAGCAGACCACGGGCGAAAAATCCGGAGGCGGTGCGTCCACCTTTGTGGGCGGGCTGAAAAATACCGGTGGAGAAGTCATCAGCAACGGCATTTCCCTTGAACATCATACCCATCCCGGTGACAGCGGAGGGACGACGGGAGAGCCGGGGTGA
- a CDS encoding phage GP46 family protein, whose translation MDILMTQDEQGLFDLPVRKGDLVGDDSLGTEIMVSLFTDVRAEKDELPPEYSDLRGWWADALLSMQGDEQGTGSKLWLLRRQKQLEAVLVQAEAYARSALQWLIDEGLAGAVSVTAENSVQGMLTLTVSITRSSPSVVQRVTDVWQINITENSITLGAV comes from the coding sequence ATGGACATTCTCATGACTCAAGATGAGCAGGGGCTTTTTGATCTGCCCGTAAGGAAAGGTGATCTTGTGGGGGATGACTCGCTGGGGACGGAAATTATGGTTTCGCTGTTTACCGATGTCCGGGCGGAAAAGGATGAGCTTCCGCCAGAGTACAGCGATCTTCGCGGCTGGTGGGCAGATGCGCTTCTTTCCATGCAGGGGGATGAACAGGGGACAGGTTCCAAGCTCTGGCTTCTGCGTCGGCAGAAGCAGCTGGAGGCTGTACTTGTGCAGGCGGAAGCCTATGCGCGGTCCGCGTTGCAGTGGCTGATAGATGAAGGTCTGGCCGGCGCTGTGAGTGTAACGGCGGAGAATTCTGTCCAGGGAATGCTTACCCTCACGGTCTCCATTACGAGGTCGAGCCCTTCCGTTGTCCAGCGTGTAACGGATGTCTGGCAGATCAATATTACCGAAAACAGTATCACTCTGGGGGCAGTATGA